A single window of Metallosphaera hakonensis JCM 8857 = DSM 7519 DNA harbors:
- a CDS encoding NAD(P)/FAD-dependent oxidoreductase, with translation MAEYDVVVIGGGPVGLFSTFYSGLRDMKVLLIDSQDELGGQLVTLYPEKMVYDVGGFAGIQAYDLAQRLIEQAKMFGPDVRTREWADVLEKTQDGMWLVKTDKGGEYKTKTVMIAAGIGKITPSRLGAKGEVEYENKGVYYTVRRKNDFKDKRVLIVGGGDSAVDWATTLAPIAKEVTLIHRRDQFRAHERSVKEMFEVAKVYTWHELKEVKGDGNRITQAIIFDNRTKEEKTLNVDAVIISIGHKGDLGNMLKWGLTMKGRDIVVNGKMETNLPGVYAVGDIASVEGAPKLALIAVGFGQAAIAASVAKKFVDPNASVFAGHSSEMDKFKK, from the coding sequence ATGGCGGAATATGACGTTGTTGTTATAGGTGGGGGTCCAGTTGGTCTCTTCAGTACTTTCTACAGCGGACTCAGGGACATGAAAGTTCTACTCATTGATTCACAGGACGAACTTGGAGGGCAGCTGGTCACGCTATATCCTGAGAAAATGGTGTATGATGTTGGCGGTTTTGCAGGCATTCAGGCGTATGACCTAGCTCAGAGGCTAATAGAACAAGCTAAAATGTTCGGTCCAGACGTTAGAACCAGGGAATGGGCTGACGTACTTGAAAAGACTCAGGACGGTATGTGGCTGGTTAAGACTGATAAAGGTGGGGAGTATAAGACTAAGACCGTTATGATCGCTGCAGGTATTGGCAAGATTACTCCCAGTAGGTTAGGGGCCAAGGGTGAGGTTGAATACGAGAATAAAGGAGTATATTACACAGTTAGAAGGAAGAACGATTTCAAGGACAAGAGAGTACTAATTGTAGGAGGAGGGGACTCTGCCGTGGATTGGGCCACAACCCTAGCCCCCATAGCCAAGGAGGTAACCCTAATTCATAGGAGGGACCAGTTCAGGGCTCACGAAAGAAGCGTAAAGGAAATGTTCGAGGTAGCTAAAGTATATACTTGGCACGAGCTCAAGGAGGTTAAAGGTGACGGAAATAGGATAACTCAGGCCATTATCTTCGATAATAGGACCAAGGAGGAGAAGACTCTTAACGTGGACGCAGTTATCATTAGCATAGGACACAAGGGAGATTTAGGGAATATGTTGAAGTGGGGTCTCACCATGAAGGGGAGAGACATCGTGGTTAATGGGAAAATGGAGACGAACCTGCCAGGAGTCTATGCAGTAGGCGACATAGCCTCTGTGGAGGGCGCACCCAAGTTGGCACTGATTGCTGTCGGGTTCGGGCAGGCAGCAATAGCTGCTAGCGTGGCAAAGAAGTTCGTTGATCCCAACGCGTCGGTATTTGCAGGTCACAGCTCCGAAATGGATAAGTTCAAGAAATGA
- the trxA gene encoding thioredoxin produces MSMENDPELEAIIRKKIKQMMNQERGMEKQQRELVAHLDSNSFDEFITKNKVAVVDFWAEWCAPCFILAPVIEELAKDYPQVGFGKVNSDENQNVAARYGVMSLPTVIFFKNGEPVDEVIGAVPREELEMRLRSLLGD; encoded by the coding sequence ATGAGTATGGAAAACGATCCTGAACTTGAAGCCATAATACGGAAAAAAATTAAACAGATGATGAACCAAGAGAGAGGTATGGAAAAACAACAAAGAGAACTCGTAGCCCATCTGGACTCAAATAGCTTTGACGAGTTTATCACAAAGAACAAGGTGGCAGTAGTTGATTTCTGGGCAGAATGGTGCGCCCCTTGCTTTATCCTAGCTCCCGTGATTGAAGAACTCGCAAAGGACTACCCTCAGGTAGGATTCGGTAAAGTAAACTCGGATGAAAACCAGAACGTGGCGGCAAGATATGGAGTCATGAGCTTGCCCACTGTGATCTTCTTTAAAAATGGAGAGCCGGTTGATGAGGTCATAGGGGCGGTTCCTAGAGAAGAACTTGAGATGAGGCTTAGATCACTTTTAGGCGATTAG
- a CDS encoding 16S rRNA methyltransferase, which produces MDIILLEASLELVPPEIRSHPSVTKNAKRVGKDPSEVLLDISLHYHAMQGLSYREKRGRPDIVHSALVMTLTDPGFSGEILIHTIDSKIIKVSKDMRPPKNYLRFVGLMEQLLVHGRVPVDGPPLMEVTSLRLEDVIKDRGLILLDEQGKRISKESLCTSSEYIGIGAYPHGEFSPEVRKMSKANFSISGHVLETQHVLCRLISACAQD; this is translated from the coding sequence ATGGACATAATTCTCCTGGAGGCGTCATTGGAACTCGTACCACCAGAAATAAGGAGCCATCCAAGTGTTACCAAGAACGCCAAGAGAGTGGGGAAGGACCCTTCAGAGGTGTTACTGGATATATCTCTTCACTACCATGCAATGCAAGGTCTTAGCTATCGAGAGAAGAGAGGAAGACCAGACATTGTTCATTCGGCCCTAGTTATGACCCTGACCGATCCAGGATTTAGTGGCGAGATATTAATACACACAATCGATTCCAAGATAATCAAAGTCTCCAAGGACATGAGGCCCCCAAAAAATTACCTTAGATTTGTGGGATTGATGGAACAGCTCCTAGTTCACGGACGAGTCCCTGTAGACGGGCCACCGTTAATGGAGGTAACGTCTCTAAGGTTAGAGGATGTAATAAAAGATAGGGGCCTAATTCTTCTTGACGAACAGGGAAAAAGGATATCCAAGGAATCTCTCTGCACTTCGTCAGAATATATAGGAATAGGGGCATATCCGCACGGAGAGTTTAGCCCAGAAGTAAGAAAGATGTCTAAGGCGAACTTCTCCATTAGCGGACATGTTTTGGAAACCCAACACGTACTATGTAGGCTCATCTCTGCCTGTGCTCAGGACTGA
- a CDS encoding NOB1 family endonuclease codes for MIFDTAGFLSGLQNSFDKVFTTPLVIEEVRDLHSMGTLSFSMITNKVIAMEPSPSAMKKVEMVLREINDRSLTKTDKSVIGLAIDLAPAIVFTDDFAVQNVLMKLGIKFNAVRLGRTAQEIKTFTYVCEGCGRVYKEPKQECPICGGKIKKSVMKPSPKGN; via the coding sequence GTGATATTCGACACCGCTGGATTCCTAAGCGGTCTTCAAAACTCCTTTGATAAGGTATTCACAACTCCCCTAGTTATAGAAGAAGTAAGGGACCTTCATTCCATGGGAACTTTATCATTTTCCATGATAACCAATAAAGTGATAGCGATGGAACCTTCCCCATCGGCAATGAAAAAAGTGGAAATGGTGCTGAGGGAGATTAACGACCGTAGTCTTACCAAGACAGATAAGTCAGTAATAGGTCTGGCAATAGATCTGGCACCGGCCATAGTATTTACTGACGATTTTGCAGTTCAAAATGTATTAATGAAGCTTGGAATAAAGTTTAATGCGGTGAGATTAGGAAGAACTGCTCAAGAGATTAAGACGTTCACATACGTTTGTGAGGGTTGTGGAAGGGTATACAAGGAGCCGAAGCAGGAGTGCCCAATATGCGGAGGAAAGATTAAGAAGAGCGTTATGAAACCGAGTCCTAAGGGAAATTAA
- a CDS encoding cation transporter yields the protein MSGLSLAPLSVVELYYGREFSSYILLEDGYHGLTDATVAILLSLVLRVLNRRSRKFPWGLYNAESLVLMFTSILIAYYSLQALIGSVNSEPEVPKWTSIITSVGALISLGTYLTERKYNWLQLARSDIAHSKLDVTLSRLSKIEILL from the coding sequence TTGTCGGGGCTATCTTTAGCTCCGTTATCCGTAGTTGAACTTTACTATGGTAGAGAGTTCTCCTCTTACATTTTACTGGAAGATGGATATCATGGGCTAACAGATGCCACAGTTGCTATTTTGCTATCGCTGGTCTTGAGGGTATTGAATAGGAGGTCTAGGAAATTTCCATGGGGACTCTATAATGCTGAGAGCTTGGTCTTGATGTTTACTTCAATATTGATAGCCTACTACTCGCTACAGGCCTTGATTGGGAGCGTGAATAGCGAGCCTGAAGTACCCAAATGGACTTCAATAATTACTTCGGTAGGGGCTTTAATCTCCTTGGGAACTTATCTTACCGAGCGTAAATATAACTGGCTTCAACTTGCCAGAAGTGATATTGCACATAGTAAACTGGACGTGACGTTGTCCAGGTTAAGCAAAATTGAAATATTATTATAA
- a CDS encoding NAD(P)/FAD-dependent oxidoreductase: MQKVIVIGGGITGLLVSYYLGGSPTVIEMNSTPKNSLNSLWTVIPPLCGELREICDSSAREYQALGSELGTRTSWKEVIRVPPRGDKILSKKETKEIEPMLEVESEVLGKALHIHGEALLNRLGRNVLREKVVGLSVEKDEVIGLKTDRGSIKGDIYIFAIGSDEQGLFRDLVEIKSYKGHVVVSPPLGIRNVLILDDRLGVEGFDYALLNGDSYISNDPQVEMEQVEKTLQVFTKYLKRQIEPKEIRVGFRSVSKTGLPIADKIFENAVLVTGYRFGWALAPYLAKEAIKLAGIQ, translated from the coding sequence ATGCAAAAGGTTATCGTAATAGGCGGTGGAATAACTGGACTTCTGGTATCGTATTATCTGGGCGGAAGCCCAACCGTGATTGAGATGAACAGCACTCCTAAAAATTCCCTAAATAGTTTGTGGACAGTTATTCCCCCATTGTGCGGAGAACTTAGAGAGATATGCGATTCCTCTGCTAGGGAGTATCAAGCACTTGGTTCTGAACTCGGCACTAGAACCTCTTGGAAGGAAGTTATCAGAGTTCCACCTAGAGGAGATAAGATCCTCAGTAAAAAGGAGACGAAGGAAATAGAGCCTATGTTAGAGGTTGAAAGTGAAGTCCTTGGAAAAGCTCTACACATACACGGAGAAGCACTACTTAATAGACTAGGACGTAATGTGTTGAGAGAAAAAGTAGTGGGGTTGAGTGTCGAGAAAGATGAGGTTATTGGGCTAAAAACTGACAGGGGGAGCATCAAGGGAGATATCTACATCTTTGCCATTGGCTCCGATGAACAAGGCCTGTTCAGGGATCTCGTGGAAATCAAAAGTTATAAGGGGCACGTAGTCGTGTCACCCCCTCTAGGTATAAGAAACGTTCTAATTCTAGATGATAGGCTTGGGGTCGAGGGATTTGATTATGCATTGTTAAACGGCGACTCTTACATATCTAATGACCCTCAAGTGGAAATGGAACAGGTCGAGAAAACCTTGCAAGTTTTCACAAAGTATCTTAAAAGACAGATTGAGCCTAAGGAGATCAGGGTAGGTTTTAGATCGGTATCAAAAACGGGGCTTCCTATAGCCGACAAGATATTTGAAAATGCGGTTTTGGTTACAGGATATAGGTTTGGATGGGCTTTAGCGCCATACCTTGCTAAGGAAGCCATAAAATTGGCAGGAATCCAGTAA
- a CDS encoding aminotransferase class V-fold PLP-dependent enzyme, translating to MLEFREQIPVTKELIYLNHAAISPTPIFALMESLGYLYGVSLKGSLHVNQVESDDFLNLRRVMGNFLNADPREISFIPNTSYGINMIVHGLNLSRGDVILTDNLEFPSTVYPLYKLAKRGVTVKMVKESPQNLEESILEELSDKVKLVVISHVSFNTGVRLDIGKIATRAKSNGSLLLVDAIQSAGALKIDVQETGVDFLVAGGYKWMMSPQGSGFMYVRKGLVQDPPFYGWKSSSTYMQFNPEIFALEEGPRRFEIGTIDISATLALTKVVERLTPIRDDIERRVLQLSAQVIDEAEDMGLEVITPKERRAGIVVVRTRDPRKVAEKLLAKKIVVSPRGEGVRISTHFYNTEEEVSKAVSEVKKSQS from the coding sequence ATGTTAGAATTTAGAGAACAGATCCCGGTAACCAAAGAGTTGATCTACCTTAATCATGCAGCCATTTCTCCTACACCCATATTTGCCCTCATGGAAAGCTTGGGCTATCTTTACGGGGTATCACTAAAGGGTAGCTTACACGTGAACCAAGTTGAAAGCGATGACTTCCTTAATTTAAGAAGGGTAATGGGAAATTTCTTGAATGCAGATCCCAGGGAGATATCTTTCATCCCTAACACTAGCTATGGCATAAACATGATAGTTCACGGGTTAAACCTCTCTAGGGGAGATGTAATACTCACTGACAATCTAGAGTTTCCTTCAACAGTGTATCCCCTATATAAGCTTGCTAAGAGAGGAGTTACGGTCAAGATGGTTAAGGAGAGCCCGCAGAACCTAGAGGAGTCGATCCTTGAGGAATTAAGCGATAAAGTGAAGCTCGTGGTCATAAGCCATGTTAGTTTCAACACCGGTGTAAGACTTGATATAGGAAAAATTGCAACAAGGGCCAAGAGTAACGGTTCGTTGTTATTAGTTGATGCCATACAGTCTGCTGGAGCCTTGAAGATAGATGTCCAGGAAACTGGAGTAGATTTCCTTGTAGCTGGGGGTTACAAGTGGATGATGTCCCCACAGGGATCTGGTTTCATGTATGTGCGAAAGGGATTAGTTCAGGATCCTCCCTTCTACGGATGGAAGTCCAGCTCAACTTATATGCAATTCAATCCTGAGATCTTCGCACTTGAAGAAGGACCCAGAAGATTTGAGATCGGTACGATTGATATCTCGGCTACTCTGGCCTTAACAAAGGTTGTAGAGAGGCTGACCCCAATTAGGGATGATATCGAGAGAAGGGTGTTACAACTGTCCGCGCAGGTTATTGATGAGGCTGAGGATATGGGGCTGGAAGTAATTACACCCAAGGAAAGAAGGGCCGGAATAGTTGTTGTAAGGACCCGAGATCCAAGAAAGGTAGCTGAGAAGCTACTGGCAAAGAAAATAGTAGTATCTCCGAGAGGGGAAGGAGTTAGGATATCAACTCACTTCTACAATACTGAAGAGGAGGTATCAAAGGCCGTATCTGAAGTTAAGAAATCACAAAGTTAA
- a CDS encoding NAD(+)/NADH kinase, with the protein MKLKIVSKETPQVRSMADKVRDLATSMGYTLDDHNPDVVIAIGGDGTLLRAIDFGKPIVTIRAGRRSFLMDVEPYNIENVLKRLKEGDYYVQEYPLLKITHQHGEKDVFNEAGILYDEPESIILTANFLETSITIEGDGLLISTPQGSTGWSLSITGVYLAVMNALEITLVSPILSAVKSLIVPRTQINLIMESKGYDQKARIVADGNVIGHVRPGDRISISPSKNAIIYRFHKIDPMRGIMPWRK; encoded by the coding sequence ATGAAACTAAAAATAGTCAGCAAGGAAACTCCACAAGTTCGTTCCATGGCTGACAAGGTCAGGGACTTGGCCACATCCATGGGTTACACCCTAGATGACCATAACCCTGATGTGGTGATTGCCATAGGGGGAGATGGGACTCTCCTCAGAGCCATAGATTTTGGGAAGCCCATCGTGACCATTAGGGCTGGGAGGAGAAGCTTTCTCATGGATGTTGAGCCTTACAATATAGAGAATGTATTGAAGAGACTTAAGGAGGGAGACTATTACGTTCAAGAATATCCTCTACTTAAGATAACCCACCAGCATGGAGAAAAGGACGTCTTCAATGAGGCCGGAATTCTATATGACGAGCCAGAGAGTATCATTTTAACAGCGAATTTCCTCGAAACTAGTATTACCATAGAAGGAGACGGTTTACTTATATCCACACCACAGGGATCCACAGGATGGAGCTTGTCCATCACGGGAGTATATCTAGCTGTTATGAATGCGCTAGAGATAACATTGGTGAGCCCCATACTTTCAGCAGTAAAATCTTTAATAGTCCCAAGAACTCAAATAAACTTGATAATGGAAAGCAAAGGATACGATCAAAAAGCTAGAATAGTGGCAGACGGGAACGTGATAGGCCATGTAAGGCCTGGAGATAGAATATCAATTTCGCCGTCTAAAAATGCCATCATTTATAGGTTTCATAAAATAGATCCCATGAGAGGTATTATGCCTTGGAGAAAGTGA
- a CDS encoding DUF84 family protein translates to MLVCVASTNPVKLEATREALIEIGKGWEVKGVEGESGVSAQPWCDETFSGAKARAYKALQNEECEIGLGIEGGVCWEKGKLIAYAVIFAADRDKENFSFSPSFTLPNEIGNLLIKGKELGEATDLIYGKVNSKHKEGAVGVLTNIVDRKRLYRDAIILALYPFYNGKE, encoded by the coding sequence ATGTTAGTTTGCGTCGCTTCAACCAATCCAGTTAAGCTAGAGGCAACAAGGGAAGCGTTGATTGAAATTGGAAAGGGCTGGGAAGTGAAAGGTGTTGAAGGAGAGTCGGGCGTTAGTGCCCAGCCCTGGTGCGATGAAACATTTTCGGGAGCTAAGGCTAGGGCCTACAAGGCTCTGCAAAATGAAGAATGTGAAATTGGACTGGGTATTGAGGGTGGAGTATGTTGGGAAAAAGGAAAGTTAATCGCATACGCGGTGATCTTTGCTGCAGATAGGGATAAAGAAAATTTCTCCTTTTCACCTAGCTTCACATTACCCAATGAAATTGGGAATTTGCTTATTAAAGGGAAGGAACTTGGTGAAGCCACCGATCTAATTTACGGTAAAGTTAACTCGAAACATAAGGAAGGTGCGGTGGGTGTATTGACTAATATAGTGGATAGGAAAAGGCTTTATAGAGATGCCATTATACTTGCGCTTTATCCATTTTACAACGGGAAGGAATGA
- a CDS encoding MqnA/MqnD/SBP family protein, translated as MVTIKIGALADSGDLYPFIPMMEGWVKEDGINLEFEIIPTVQDVNMKVLTKSVDVSVPSAAMYPYIQDDFFILGNAVATAIDGITGMPVLAMNEMKTEDLKKSTLIVHGPNTSAFTLYRLLVGKYGKLVIIPRVLDEIKALGKQGDVLVAVHEIKMMYAMKKLGIKPYVITSMWEMWSKISKDAPMPMGTVVISKDVGKEVAVSFKQLYEKSKRFAEKNLEKVIPRDVELMSEAQGVNMDKEIVEKTIWADIQEYNVPQDMVLNGLHRFFELTHERGLLPLVKSIDVI; from the coding sequence ATGGTAACAATAAAGATTGGTGCATTGGCTGACTCGGGAGATCTTTACCCATTTATCCCTATGATGGAGGGTTGGGTAAAGGAGGATGGAATAAATCTAGAATTTGAAATCATACCTACGGTCCAAGATGTGAATATGAAAGTGCTGACAAAATCCGTTGATGTGTCAGTTCCTTCAGCTGCCATGTACCCATACATTCAGGATGACTTCTTCATTCTGGGTAACGCCGTTGCCACGGCTATAGACGGTATAACCGGCATGCCAGTCCTGGCTATGAACGAGATGAAGACTGAGGATTTGAAAAAATCCACCTTGATTGTACACGGACCCAATACATCAGCCTTCACACTGTATAGGCTACTTGTAGGTAAATATGGGAAACTAGTTATAATTCCTAGAGTATTGGATGAGATTAAAGCCTTGGGAAAACAGGGGGACGTTCTAGTAGCTGTACATGAGATAAAGATGATGTATGCCATGAAGAAACTCGGAATTAAACCATACGTAATTACCAGTATGTGGGAGATGTGGTCTAAAATATCCAAGGATGCCCCAATGCCCATGGGAACAGTGGTAATATCTAAGGATGTGGGGAAGGAGGTAGCAGTGAGTTTCAAGCAGTTGTACGAAAAGAGCAAGAGATTCGCAGAAAAGAACCTTGAGAAGGTTATCCCTAGGGATGTCGAGCTGATGAGCGAGGCTCAGGGCGTAAACATGGACAAGGAGATTGTAGAGAAAACGATATGGGCTGATATCCAAGAATACAACGTGCCCCAAGACATGGTATTGAATGGGTTACACAGGTTCTTTGAGCTAACCCATGAGAGGGGACTTTTACCCTTAGTTAAGTCTATTGATGTAATTTAA
- a CDS encoding MFS transporter: MKGLTILFSRVVYAISWFYLAPEIPKILTYYHQPNSLAGIVPFSFFLGSGVMQVPSAYLGTRIGQRNSLVLGLLIMSGSAFSVALSDTFLSILLSYFIGGVGASMFFSSGGAILSSLNRSRLSFSLGLYNALFCVGGFIGLNWALVYNLTGFKIGAILVGVMTLASAMTNLGLPNQKPTWSIVRNRNVIVLGIATAGVWGIYYAVGELLPTFMVLYEHQRAITSSAITSSLLLFSAVGGVMSWIGDRFSKFKLMIISSVITSLSPVLIYTSAYTLALALLGIFNELAISLLYSITALQGEIRNSSISLAVVNSLNISLGTWIEFLAGYMGYSAWVVLAVLGVLPLLLLVGLKTHT; the protein is encoded by the coding sequence GTGAAAGGTTTAACAATACTATTCTCTAGAGTCGTCTACGCCATAAGCTGGTTTTACCTTGCTCCAGAAATACCAAAGATTCTGACTTACTATCATCAGCCTAACTCCTTGGCCGGAATAGTGCCCTTTTCGTTCTTCTTGGGATCTGGAGTAATGCAAGTCCCTTCAGCCTACCTGGGCACCAGGATAGGACAAAGGAATTCGCTGGTTCTTGGTCTCCTGATCATGTCCGGCTCGGCATTTTCGGTTGCGCTATCTGACACTTTCCTCTCTATCTTGCTGTCCTACTTCATTGGAGGAGTTGGTGCGTCAATGTTTTTCTCGTCTGGAGGTGCGATTCTATCCTCGTTGAACAGAAGTAGGCTAAGTTTCTCGTTGGGACTCTATAATGCCCTCTTCTGTGTGGGGGGTTTCATTGGACTCAATTGGGCCCTGGTTTACAATCTGACAGGATTTAAGATAGGTGCGATCTTGGTGGGGGTAATGACGCTGGCGTCAGCAATGACCAACTTGGGGCTTCCAAATCAGAAACCAACTTGGTCGATCGTGAGAAACAGGAACGTAATAGTTCTTGGAATAGCTACCGCTGGTGTATGGGGTATTTATTATGCAGTTGGAGAGCTTCTTCCTACCTTCATGGTACTTTACGAGCATCAGAGGGCTATTACTAGTTCAGCCATAACGAGCTCCTTACTTCTTTTCTCAGCTGTGGGTGGCGTAATGAGCTGGATAGGAGATAGATTTAGCAAGTTCAAGTTAATGATAATTAGTTCAGTAATCACGTCCCTCTCACCAGTTCTAATTTACACCTCGGCTTATACCCTGGCATTGGCACTTTTAGGGATTTTCAATGAGCTAGCCATTTCTCTTCTATACTCTATAACTGCCCTTCAAGGTGAAATAAGGAATTCAAGCATTAGTCTTGCAGTAGTGAACTCCCTCAATATTAGTTTAGGCACCTGGATTGAGTTCCTTGCAGGCTATATGGGTTACTCTGCCTGGGTAGTGTTGGCGGTCCTAGGTGTATTACCTCTCCTTCTCTTGGTTGGGCTTAAGACTCACACCTGA
- a CDS encoding ribonuclease P protein component 4, whose product MKLIEMAMELAKRGDMDLSREYVNLALQYASKARVKIPLRYKRTFCRKCHTPLIPGITERRRIRSKILIRVCLTCGWIRRYDTRNPTRLKGSKIGRSRHKDREDGINRRS is encoded by the coding sequence ATGAAGCTTATTGAAATGGCAATGGAGTTGGCTAAAAGGGGGGACATGGATCTTTCACGAGAATACGTTAATCTGGCACTGCAATATGCGTCTAAAGCTAGAGTAAAGATCCCACTCCGCTATAAGAGGACTTTTTGCCGAAAATGTCACACCCCTCTAATTCCAGGTATCACAGAGCGAAGGAGGATAAGATCAAAGATTTTAATCAGGGTATGCTTAACTTGTGGGTGGATTAGAAGATATGACACAAGGAACCCAACGAGACTTAAAGGAAGTAAGATCGGAAGGAGCAGACATAAGGATAGGGAAGATGGGATTAACCGAAGGAGTTAA
- a CDS encoding methyltransferase, with protein MKCVKVPRRDLSQVKIPKAPGYDIVFEGDFALIPIIEDVKGLEVVECLPKKRDVTPRLNEIVNGISSFYIIGDIMVLSPKNELPRETLQKILDMYKVRSIYVKKRVSGELRVSELIHLAGEKRTTTTFSENGIKYFVNISKVYVNPSMATERIKMAEVIPPGSIVLDAFTGYGALALHLAKRLGYAVAGDLNLDGLLMALVSVKMNSKKILVDLVQYDAKHLPFRGRVFDWVIGDNPTMIMDFIDEMCRVGKTLVIYKLGRLEEGWERVNDYSKDLVIMKRLIRCNENNVDLSFPESGHQVSS; from the coding sequence ATGAAATGCGTTAAGGTACCCAGGCGCGATCTAAGTCAGGTTAAGATACCTAAGGCACCTGGGTATGACATAGTTTTTGAGGGAGACTTCGCTCTAATACCAATCATAGAGGATGTCAAGGGCTTGGAGGTAGTTGAATGTCTTCCTAAGAAGAGAGATGTAACACCTAGATTGAACGAGATTGTTAACGGCATATCATCGTTCTATATTATTGGCGACATCATGGTATTATCGCCTAAGAATGAACTCCCTAGGGAAACGCTTCAAAAGATACTTGACATGTACAAAGTGAGGAGCATTTATGTGAAAAAGAGGGTAAGCGGGGAGCTGAGGGTTAGCGAGCTAATCCATTTAGCTGGTGAAAAAAGAACAACCACCACGTTTTCAGAGAATGGGATCAAGTACTTTGTTAATATATCAAAGGTTTACGTTAATCCATCCATGGCAACGGAAAGGATAAAGATGGCTGAAGTCATCCCTCCAGGGAGTATAGTCCTCGATGCTTTCACTGGATATGGGGCTCTGGCGCTACATCTGGCCAAAAGGTTGGGTTACGCGGTCGCCGGAGACTTAAATTTAGACGGTCTGCTTATGGCATTAGTTTCAGTGAAGATGAACTCGAAGAAGATACTTGTGGATTTAGTTCAATATGACGCTAAACATCTTCCATTTAGAGGGAGGGTCTTCGACTGGGTTATTGGGGATAATCCCACAATGATAATGGATTTCATAGACGAGATGTGCAGAGTTGGTAAGACCTTAGTTATCTACAAATTGGGTAGACTTGAGGAGGGTTGGGAAAGAGTAAACGACTACTCCAAGGATCTCGTTATCATGAAGAGGCTTATCAGATGCAATGAAAACAACGTCGATCTCTCCTTCCCTGAGTCTGGGCACCAGGTCTCTTCTTAG
- a CDS encoding YhbY family RNA-binding protein has product MTQGTQRDLKEVRSEGADIRIGKMGLTEGVKDEIRRCLKDHGIVKVKLLDKSLDRWKTAEITARETESELVEVRGRTFILRRNDSH; this is encoded by the coding sequence ATGACACAAGGAACCCAACGAGACTTAAAGGAAGTAAGATCGGAAGGAGCAGACATAAGGATAGGGAAGATGGGATTAACCGAAGGAGTTAAAGACGAAATAAGAAGATGCCTAAAGGATCACGGGATAGTTAAGGTAAAGTTACTTGATAAGTCGCTTGATAGATGGAAGACTGCAGAAATTACGGCAAGAGAAACAGAGAGTGAGTTAGTCGAAGTTAGGGGAAGAACTTTCATACTGAGGAGAAATGATAGCCACTGA
- a CDS encoding transposase produces MQGAINSLNELNGSSRSEPQFEGNINRGLGRGNIMEKVLHTEKDVLLKANGVFPWEKFRERLESLYRRKPKWDVILLFKTLLIKYVYDISWNNLEGEIRDSQKFREFLGEKVPPKSTVFLFYKKLHETVKGEEVMWTTLMVELNSLDEVIKRYQEKGFELQVGREKTTSTKSTT; encoded by the coding sequence GTGCAGGGGGCAATAAATTCTCTGAACGAGTTGAACGGGTCGTCGAGGTCGGAACCTCAATTTGAGGGTAATATTAATAGGGGATTGGGTCGAGGTAATATCATGGAAAAGGTGCTCCATACCGAGAAGGACGTCCTGTTGAAGGCGAATGGGGTTTTCCCGTGGGAGAAGTTCAGGGAGAGGTTGGAGTCGCTCTACCGCAGAAAGCCCAAGTGGGACGTGATCCTGCTCTTCAAGACCCTCCTGATCAAGTACGTCTACGACATATCCTGGAACAACCTGGAGGGGGAGATAAGGGATAGTCAGAAGTTCAGGGAGTTCCTTGGGGAGAAGGTACCTCCCAAGAGCACGGTCTTCCTGTTCTACAAGAAGCTTCATGAGACCGTGAAGGGAGAGGAGGTCATGTGGACCACGCTCATGGTCGAGCTCAACTCACTTGATGAGGTCATAAAAAGGTACCAAGAGAAGGGCTTCGAACTGCAGGTGGGGAGAGAAAAAACGACGAGTACGAAGAGTACTACGTGA